From Mercenaria mercenaria strain notata chromosome 17, MADL_Memer_1, whole genome shotgun sequence, the proteins below share one genomic window:
- the LOC123536695 gene encoding uncharacterized protein LOC123536695: MAVSGRKVSGSAKDYDYCCEPCLAIGQYIEAHGFCVDCQEYLCKTCFACHQRTKASKHHQLLDKTSIDKQIIHSKDSTVCNEKCQIHKNEIIKFFCTNHEFLGCTDCITPSHRTCKIDYIPDKCAGIRDSGEYRETMKALEQKMKDVAVVIKKATLQDKGLDLSHDHVVKETVKFRNEINDHLDKQQKQFLTDAEKKKLKDKQTLKNVLDTCAAVSSDIMKVKSSLQDSKTSQQNGQLYIMIKQAKSNLKLDDLKNAQETLDKTSIQYTFERNKELENLLTNQYIFGKLTQSTTLVTNIGDINVQTILDNFKHWITGCVVLSSNKVMIVDGNNCSLKVVDTQSKVVIEEKTLESRPWDICILPQDHIAVTMPDQKTILVMATNGKISIIRRIPFQGKCGGVTYHQDHLYVVCLGPICVIKIDIQGNVIDMIYIENEIFASPNYILLSKDATHIYISDCKSHSVACVSLQGDILAVYKHKDLRVPMGMVMIDDGSLIVCCYNCNGTIHHISRDLKRGQTISDGLQYPQSICYNSKEQKVYIGGLCDQLKIKKFGKKK; this comes from the coding sequence ATGGCAGTGTCAGGGAGAAAGGTTTCAGGTTCAGCAAAGGATTATGACTACTGTTGTGAACCATGCTTGGCTATTGGTCAGTATATAGAAGCCCAtggattttgtgtggactgtcAGGAATACTTGTGCAAGACCTGTTTTGCTTGTCATCAACGAACAAAGGCCTCAAAACATCATCAACTTCTTGACAAAACGAGCATAGACAAACAGATTATTCATAGCAAAGATTCAACAGTGTGTAACGAAAAGTGtcaaattcacaaaaatgaaattattaaatttttctgCACAAACCATGAATTTCTCGGATGTACTGATTGTATAACACCAAGTCACAGGACATGCAAAATTGACTACATACCAGATAAATGTGCAGGTATAAGAGATAGTGGCGAGTACAGGGAAACAATGAAAGCACTGGAACAGAAGATGAAAGATGTGGCTGTTGTAATCAAGAAAGCAACATTGCAAGACAAGGGGTTAGACCTCTCCCATGATCATGTCGTAAAAGAAACTGTTAAGTTCCGCAATGAAATCAATGATCACTTGGATAAACAGCAAAAGCAATTTCTGACAGATGCTGAGAAAAAGAAGCTTAAGGACAAACAAACGCTCAAAAATGTGCTTGATACATGTGCTGCTGTTTCTTCAGATATCATGAAAGTCAAGTCAAGTCTACAAGACAGCAAAACTTCGCAGCAGAATGGACAACTTTACATCATGATCAAACAAGCAAAATCCAACCTAAAGTTGGATGATTTGAAGAATGCTCAAGAAACGTTGGATAAGACCAGCATTCAATACACAtttgaaagaaacaaagaattagAGAACCTCCTTACtaatcaatatatatttggaaAGTTGACCCAATCCACTACCTTGGTGACTAACATAGGAGATATAAATGTACAGACAATAttagataattttaaacattGGATCACGGGATGTGTTGTGTTGTCCTCTAACAAAGTTATGATAGTAGATGGCAACAACTGTTCACTGAAAGTTGTGGACACACAAAGTAAAGTAGTGATAGAAGAGAAAACCCTGGAATCGAGACCATGGGACATTTGTATACTGCCTCAAGACCATATTGCTGTGACAATGCCAGATCAGAAAACTATATTGGTAATGGCAACAAATGGTAAAATTTCAATCATTCGCAGGATTCCGTTTCAAGGAAAATGTGGAGGTGTGACTTATCATCAAGATCATCTATATGTAGTTTGTTTAGGTCCTATTTGCGTGATTAAAATAGATATACAAGGGAATGTTATTGATATGATATACATAGAGAATGAGATATTTGCCAGCCCAAACTACATACTATTGAGTAAAGATGCCACACACATCTACATCAGTGACTGTAAGAGCCACAGTGTTGCTTGTGTATCATTACAGGGTGATATATTAGCTGTATATAAGCACAAGGATCTCAGAGTACCAATGGGAATGGTGATGATAGATGATGGATCATTAATTGTGTGCTGCTACAACTGCAATGGCACCATACATCATATCTCAAGAGACTTGAAGCGAGGTCAGACAATATCAGATGGATTACAGTACCCACAGTCTATATGCTACAATAGCAAGGAACAAAAGGTCTACATTGGTGGACTTTGTGATCAGCTAAAGATAAAAAAGTTTGGAAAGAAGAAATAA